A region of Massilia sp. WG5 DNA encodes the following proteins:
- a CDS encoding PEP-CTERM sorting domain-containing protein (PEP-CTERM proteins occur, often in large numbers, in the proteomes of bacteria that also encode an exosortase, a predicted intramembrane cysteine proteinase. The presence of a PEP-CTERM domain at a protein's C-terminus predicts cleavage within the sorting domain, followed by covalent anchoring to some some component of the (usually Gram-negative) cell surface. Many PEP-CTERM proteins exhibit an unusual sequence composition that includes large numbers of potential glycosylation sites. Expression of one such protein has been shown restore the ability of a bacterium to form floc, a type of biofilm.): MLGETYVSVHPQDGGGNGFVLRGTELASVAWTVSPVPEPAEYAMLAGGLIFAGFTRRRRRRGRAPAAC, translated from the coding sequence ATGCTCGGCGAGACCTATGTATCGGTCCATCCCCAGGACGGGGGAGGAAACGGATTCGTGCTCAGGGGTACGGAACTGGCGAGCGTGGCATGGACCGTCAGTCCGGTACCGGAACCGGCCGAATACGCGATGCTCGCCGGGGGCCTCATCTTTGCCGGTTTTACGCGGCGCCGGCGCCGGCGCGGGCGAGCGCCGGCAGCCTGTTGA
- a CDS encoding SDR family oxidoreductase, translating into MTVKLKKLNDQVMVLTGATSGIGLVTARTAAEAGAKLVLAARDGDALDTLAHEMRQRGVEAVTVAADVGRMDDVERIGQAAIEHFGRIDTWVNNAGIGVYGSQEQVSLEDMHRVMQTNFWGVVHGSLTAVKLMKAHGGGAIINVGSEASDRSVPLMGTYAASKHAVKAFTESLRMELEKDEAPISLTLIKPAGIDTPFTAHAKNYMPHEPDLPPPVYAPELVAKTILHAAETPERDLFVGGRARLLSTLSGLMPRSVDRLMRATVFRQEQQPDQPNNPDRRDALHAPDPARELRQRNNLPHRTSETSVYTAFQMQSAPVKTVLVGGALLAAWGLMRRPGQRNVWQA; encoded by the coding sequence ATGACAGTCAAACTCAAGAAGCTGAACGACCAGGTGATGGTCCTCACCGGCGCCACCAGCGGCATCGGCCTGGTGACAGCGCGCACCGCGGCCGAGGCCGGCGCGAAACTGGTGCTGGCGGCGCGCGACGGCGATGCGCTCGATACCCTGGCGCACGAGATGCGCCAGCGCGGCGTGGAAGCGGTCACGGTGGCGGCCGACGTCGGCAGGATGGACGACGTCGAACGCATCGGCCAGGCGGCGATCGAGCATTTCGGCCGCATCGACACCTGGGTCAACAATGCCGGGATCGGCGTCTACGGCAGCCAGGAACAGGTGTCGCTGGAAGACATGCACCGCGTCATGCAGACGAATTTCTGGGGCGTGGTGCACGGCAGCCTGACCGCCGTGAAGCTGATGAAGGCACACGGCGGCGGCGCGATCATCAATGTCGGCAGCGAAGCCTCGGACCGCTCGGTACCGCTGATGGGCACCTATGCCGCCTCCAAGCACGCGGTGAAGGCGTTTACCGAATCGCTGCGCATGGAACTGGAAAAGGACGAGGCGCCGATTTCGCTCACGCTGATCAAGCCCGCCGGCATCGATACCCCGTTCACCGCGCACGCGAAGAACTACATGCCGCACGAGCCCGACCTGCCGCCGCCGGTCTATGCGCCGGAACTGGTGGCGAAGACCATCCTGCACGCCGCCGAGACGCCGGAACGCGATCTGTTCGTGGGCGGCCGGGCAAGGCTGCTGTCCACGCTCAGCGGGCTGATGCCGCGTTCGGTCGACCGCCTGATGCGGGCCACGGTGTTCCGTCAGGAACAGCAGCCCGACCAGCCGAACAATCCGGACCGCCGCGACGCCCTGCACGCGCCCGATCCGGCGCGCGAACTGCGGCAGCGGAATAACCTGCCGCACAGGACTTCCGAAACCAGCGTCTATACGGCTTTCCAGATGCAGTCGGCGCCGGTGAAGACGGTGCTGGTGGGCGGGGCGCTGCTGGCTGCGTGGGGCCTGATGCGGCGGCCGGGGCAGCGGAACGTCTGGCAGGCGTGA
- a CDS encoding sulfate ABC transporter substrate-binding protein yields MLHKKIAAALALAALLGQSAAFAADITLLNVSYDPTRELYQDFNQAFARQWKAKTGDKVTVKQSHGGSGKQARSVIDGLSADVVTLALAYDIDAISERGLIAHNWQQRLAHRSAPYASTIVFLVRKGNPKQIRDWADLVRPGVSVITPNPKTSGGARWNHLAAYGYALRLPGATEASARDYLARLYRNVPVLDSGARGATTTFTERGIGDVLLAWENEALLAVKELGPDKFEIVAPSSSILAEPPVAVVDKVVDKRGTRAVAEAYLQYLYSAEGQQIAARHYYRPVVEPYAKQYAAQFPAIKLFTIDEVAGGWTKAQKAHFADGGVFDQIYLKK; encoded by the coding sequence ATGCTTCATAAAAAAATCGCCGCCGCCCTGGCCCTTGCTGCGCTGCTGGGCCAGTCCGCCGCCTTCGCCGCCGACATCACCCTGCTGAACGTGTCCTACGACCCGACGCGTGAGCTGTACCAGGATTTCAACCAGGCTTTCGCGCGCCAGTGGAAGGCGAAAACGGGCGACAAGGTGACCGTCAAGCAGTCGCATGGCGGCTCCGGCAAGCAGGCGCGCTCGGTGATCGACGGCCTGTCCGCGGACGTCGTCACGCTGGCCCTGGCCTATGATATCGATGCTATCAGTGAACGCGGCCTTATCGCGCACAACTGGCAGCAGCGGCTCGCCCACCGCAGCGCGCCCTACGCCTCGACCATCGTGTTCCTGGTCCGCAAGGGCAATCCGAAGCAGATCCGCGACTGGGCCGACCTGGTCAGGCCGGGCGTGTCCGTGATCACGCCGAATCCGAAGACCTCCGGCGGCGCGCGCTGGAACCACCTGGCCGCCTACGGCTACGCCCTGCGCCTGCCCGGCGCGACCGAGGCATCGGCGCGCGACTACCTGGCCAGGCTGTACAGGAACGTGCCGGTGCTCGACTCCGGCGCCCGCGGCGCCACCACCACCTTCACCGAACGCGGCATCGGCGACGTGCTGCTGGCCTGGGAAAACGAAGCCCTGCTGGCGGTGAAGGAGCTGGGCCCGGACAAGTTCGAGATCGTGGCCCCCTCGAGCAGCATCCTGGCCGAGCCGCCGGTCGCCGTGGTCGACAAGGTGGTCGACAAGCGCGGCACCCGCGCCGTGGCCGAAGCCTACCTGCAATACCTGTACAGCGCCGAAGGCCAGCAGATCGCCGCCAGGCACTACTACCGTCCGGTGGTCGAGCCTTACGCCAAGCAGTACGCGGCGCAATTCCCGGCCATCAAGCTGTTCACCATCGACGAGGTCGCCGGCGGCTGGACCAAGGCGCAGAAGGCGCACTTCGCGGATGGGGGCGTGTTCGACCAGATCTATCTAAAGAAATGA
- a CDS encoding amidase: protein MQLADYLASDATALADHVARGEVRAGELLDLALAQHRRVHGDVNAIVRLMEPEARAQASRPLSGPFAGVPFLIKDGVQDYAGHPTSYGSRAMKGFVPAQHAHVVERYLKAGLVIFGKTNLPEFAIRAVTDPELFGRTNNPWDLARTPGGSSGGAAAAVAAGIVPMAAGNDGGGSLRIPAACCGLFSLRPSRGRVSSGPGIGEVWFGASSEGVISRSVRDSAQALDLLQGAEPGDPFVIAPPSEPYAQAMRKAPGRLRIGFTSVSPIGTEVHPEAVRAVEQAARLLASLGHHVEEAAPQIDGAALAQSYLHMYFGQIPAAVVRAKALGARERDLELMNRILVTLGSSVSAVELTTQLNRWNAFSRSLAAFHAQYDLLLTPTLAAPPITHGTGDPSGFEKGLLGFLHGTGILGVLARLGMLDATVQKIATDNLRYVPFTQLSNLTGTPSMSVPLYWTPDGLPLGVQFVGPFGSEDRLLQVARQLEEAQPWFNRLPALARAGAGAA, encoded by the coding sequence ATGCAGCTTGCCGACTACCTTGCCAGCGACGCCACCGCCCTCGCCGACCACGTGGCGCGCGGCGAGGTCCGCGCCGGCGAACTGCTGGACCTGGCGCTGGCCCAGCACCGGCGCGTGCACGGCGACGTGAACGCGATCGTGCGGCTGATGGAGCCCGAGGCGCGCGCGCAGGCGTCCCGCCCGCTGTCCGGCCCCTTTGCCGGCGTGCCCTTCCTGATCAAGGACGGCGTGCAGGACTACGCCGGCCATCCTACCAGCTACGGCAGCCGCGCGATGAAGGGCTTCGTCCCTGCGCAGCATGCGCACGTGGTCGAACGCTACCTGAAGGCCGGCCTGGTTATCTTCGGCAAGACCAACCTGCCCGAGTTCGCGATCCGCGCCGTCACCGACCCCGAGCTGTTCGGCCGCACGAACAATCCCTGGGACCTGGCGCGCACGCCCGGCGGATCGAGCGGCGGCGCGGCGGCGGCGGTCGCCGCGGGCATCGTGCCGATGGCGGCCGGGAACGACGGCGGCGGCTCGCTGCGCATCCCGGCGGCCTGCTGCGGCCTGTTCTCCCTGCGGCCGTCGCGCGGGCGGGTATCGTCCGGGCCGGGCATCGGCGAAGTCTGGTTCGGCGCCTCCAGCGAAGGCGTGATCTCGCGCAGCGTGCGCGATTCGGCGCAGGCGCTCGACCTGCTGCAGGGCGCGGAGCCGGGCGATCCCTTCGTGATTGCGCCGCCTTCGGAACCGTATGCGCAGGCCATGCGCAAGGCGCCGGGGCGCCTGCGGATCGGCTTCACGTCAGTGTCGCCGATCGGGACGGAAGTGCATCCGGAGGCGGTGCGCGCGGTCGAGCAGGCTGCGCGCTTGCTGGCGTCGCTTGGTCATCACGTCGAGGAAGCGGCGCCGCAGATCGACGGGGCGGCGCTGGCGCAGAGTTACCTGCACATGTACTTCGGACAGATCCCGGCCGCGGTGGTGCGCGCGAAGGCGCTGGGTGCGCGGGAACGCGACCTGGAGTTGATGAACCGGATCCTGGTGACGCTGGGGTCCAGCGTGTCGGCAGTGGAACTGACGACGCAGCTGAACCGCTGGAACGCGTTTTCACGTTCTTTGGCGGCGTTCCACGCGCAGTATGACCTGCTGCTGACGCCGACCCTGGCTGCGCCGCCGATCACGCATGGTACCGGCGACCCATCGGGCTTCGAAAAGGGCTTGCTCGGCTTCCTGCACGGGACCGGCATCCTTGGCGTGCTGGCGCGGCTGGGCATGCTCGACGCCACGGTGCAAAAGATCGCGACCGATAACCTGCGCTACGTGCCGTTCACGCAGCTGTCGAACCTGACCGGAACGCCTTCGATGAGCGTGCCGCTGTACTGGACGCCGGACGGGCTGCCGCTGGGCGTGCAGTTCGTGGGGCCGTTCGGGAGCGAGGACAGGCTGCTGCAGGTGGCGCGGCAGCTCGAAGAGGCGCAGCCGTGGTTCAACAGGCTGCCGGCGCTCGCCCGCGCCGGCGCCGGCGCCGCGTAA
- a CDS encoding porin — translation MKTPPIIAIVFCGAARLAFAQDAAAGAPPAAPADATAKAAAAHDIAVFTGVPTRNPGADWASPPRRRYGQPDFRSPHGDIEGFTLGRQYNLEYLSLADVGDPFHSGTAGRASNLVGPNGLRANDNVRYYSNRSEHLSSGASWTVDTLGGDPLADRAWGMTVGVDMGMFSLRAAHQNRHVAQVHLYDLAGANMDAKNSLIAANLRMRWGTAYAAYAANRGWGSSPLYNPDNPYGAGVASTSSTDSRDTLVGVAVPMTNSTTFLASFIHKNDRDLANRDANQFAVGASYVVSRKTDFYTAVSRTITTNGNGLLVGGAAHPSGSLAVNIGMRHAF, via the coding sequence ATGAAGACGCCGCCCATTATTGCCATCGTATTCTGTGGAGCCGCCCGGCTCGCGTTCGCACAGGACGCGGCCGCCGGCGCACCACCCGCCGCCCCCGCCGACGCCACGGCGAAGGCAGCGGCCGCGCACGACATCGCCGTCTTTACCGGCGTGCCCACCCGCAATCCCGGCGCGGACTGGGCGTCGCCGCCGCGGCGCCGCTACGGCCAGCCCGATTTCCGGTCCCCGCACGGCGACATCGAAGGTTTCACGCTGGGCCGCCAGTACAACCTGGAATACCTGTCGCTGGCCGACGTCGGCGATCCCTTCCACAGCGGCACCGCCGGCAGGGCCAGCAACCTGGTCGGGCCGAACGGCCTGCGCGCGAACGACAACGTGCGCTACTACAGCAACCGCAGCGAGCACCTGTCGTCCGGCGCCTCCTGGACCGTCGACACCCTGGGCGGCGATCCCCTGGCGGACCGCGCCTGGGGCATGACGGTGGGCGTCGACATGGGCATGTTCTCGCTGCGCGCCGCGCACCAGAACCGGCACGTGGCCCAGGTCCACCTGTACGACCTGGCCGGCGCAAACATGGATGCGAAGAATTCGCTGATCGCCGCCAACCTGCGCATGCGCTGGGGCACGGCCTATGCGGCTTATGCGGCAAATCGCGGCTGGGGCAGCTCGCCGCTGTACAACCCGGACAATCCCTACGGCGCCGGCGTGGCCAGCACGTCCTCGACCGACAGCCGCGACACCCTGGTGGGCGTGGCCGTGCCGATGACGAACTCGACCACCTTCCTGGCGTCCTTCATCCACAAAAACGACCGCGACCTCGCCAATCGCGACGCCAACCAGTTCGCGGTGGGCGCCAGCTATGTGGTGTCGCGCAAGACCGACTTCTACACGGCGGTCTCGCGCACCATCACCACGAACGGCAATGGCCTGCTGGTCGGCGGGGCTGCGCATCCCAGCGGCAGCCTGGCAGTGAATATCGGCATGCGCCATGCGTTTTGA
- a CDS encoding SDR family oxidoreductase — protein sequence MSVKLRKIDEQVMVITGATSGIGLTTARMAAEQGAKLVLAARNGEALDQLASELRLKGCKVATVAADVGKPEDVERIGSTAMERFGRIDTWINNAGISIYGRNEDVPLEDMQRLFQTNYWGVVHGSLEAVKHMKTRGGGAIINLGSELSERAIPLQGLYSASKHAVKAFTDALRMELEKEGAPLSLTLIKPAGIDTMFTVHAKNYMDKEPTLPPPIYAPEVVARSILYAARHPKRDVFVGGASKAVSAGAFGMPRALDKFMNASMFKQQQSDLPSAPDRRDALHEPDPRNELRQRHGMTDRHVAESSAYTAVSLRANKIIPALLGAGALFAAWKLINSATLRRPHLRSVF from the coding sequence ATGTCCGTAAAATTACGCAAGATCGACGAGCAGGTCATGGTCATCACCGGCGCCACCAGCGGCATCGGCCTGACCACCGCGCGCATGGCCGCCGAGCAAGGCGCGAAGCTGGTGCTGGCGGCGCGCAACGGCGAGGCGCTGGACCAGCTGGCCAGCGAACTGCGCCTCAAGGGCTGCAAGGTCGCCACCGTGGCGGCCGACGTCGGCAAGCCGGAAGACGTCGAACGCATCGGCAGCACGGCGATGGAGCGCTTCGGCCGCATCGACACCTGGATCAATAACGCCGGCATCTCGATCTACGGGCGCAACGAAGACGTCCCGCTGGAAGACATGCAGCGCCTGTTCCAGACCAACTACTGGGGCGTCGTGCATGGCTCGCTCGAAGCGGTCAAGCACATGAAGACGCGCGGCGGCGGCGCCATCATCAACCTCGGCAGCGAACTGTCGGAACGCGCGATCCCGCTGCAGGGCCTGTATTCGGCGTCCAAGCACGCCGTGAAGGCCTTTACCGACGCGCTGCGCATGGAGCTCGAGAAGGAAGGTGCCCCGCTGTCGCTTACCCTGATCAAGCCGGCCGGGATCGACACCATGTTCACCGTGCATGCGAAGAACTACATGGACAAGGAACCGACCCTGCCGCCGCCGATCTACGCTCCCGAAGTCGTCGCCAGGTCGATCCTCTACGCGGCCCGGCATCCGAAGCGCGACGTGTTCGTCGGCGGCGCCTCGAAGGCGGTGTCGGCCGGCGCCTTCGGGATGCCGCGCGCGCTCGACAAGTTCATGAACGCATCGATGTTCAAGCAGCAGCAATCCGACCTGCCGAGTGCGCCGGACCGGCGCGACGCCCTGCACGAACCCGATCCGCGCAACGAGCTGCGCCAGCGCCATGGCATGACGGACCGCCACGTGGCCGAATCCAGCGCCTACACGGCCGTCTCGCTGCGTGCGAACAAGATCATACCCGCCCTGCTGGGCGCCGGCGCCCTGTTCGCCGCCTGGAAACTCATCAACAGCGCCACCTTGCGCCGCCCCCATCTGCGCAGCGTCTTCTGA
- a CDS encoding lysozyme produces MSSNLTASAKMPKTAPLFGAFFRLPTSPLLIFPNLNFEIQRNTSSLSSIWTPSMRMSTDGRASLQRCEKLMMRFYDDGGRPGVGNCSFGFGTKVHQGPCTPEELKTEVTTDMVKASFESRLLEAERAVERNIKVRLSQQQFDALVSLTYNAGAYGTRDVYKLINAGKMKQAADLISSMVYSTQKKRGRRALVLMSGLVARRQQESAPFGDASANESRSAAK; encoded by the coding sequence GTGAGTTCGAATCTCACCGCTTCCGCCAAAATGCCGAAAACTGCCCCATTATTCGGGGCTTTTTTTCGTCTTCCAACATCACCTCTCCTGATCTTTCCCAACCTAAACTTCGAAATCCAGCGCAACACTTCCAGCTTGTCCTCAATCTGGACACCAAGCATGCGCATGAGTACTGACGGCCGCGCCTCATTGCAACGGTGCGAAAAGTTGATGATGAGGTTCTACGACGATGGCGGTCGTCCAGGCGTAGGGAACTGCAGCTTTGGTTTCGGCACCAAGGTGCACCAGGGACCGTGCACGCCTGAAGAACTGAAGACCGAAGTAACGACCGATATGGTGAAAGCATCGTTCGAAAGTCGTTTGCTCGAAGCGGAGCGGGCTGTCGAGCGCAATATCAAGGTTAGGCTCAGCCAGCAGCAGTTCGATGCGCTGGTGAGCCTTACCTATAACGCTGGCGCTTACGGAACCCGGGATGTCTACAAGTTGATCAATGCAGGAAAAATGAAGCAAGCCGCCGACCTCATTTCCAGCATGGTCTATTCCACGCAAAAGAAGCGGGGAAGGAGAGCACTTGTCCTAATGAGTGGACTGGTCGCCCGCCGCCAACAGGAGAGCGCGCCGTTCGGCGACGCAAGCGCGAATGAATCCAGGAGCGCCGCCAAATGA
- a CDS encoding TonB-dependent siderophore receptor — protein sequence MKTSRTGALLLAMHAVASAQTQPMQQVTISAGGLEQRAQSTTAAIVVGRDEIVRQGDTSLIEVLKRQPGISIDGAPGKPAIRMRGLGAGYVAILLGGLAAPAGFSLETIDPELVERIEILRAPTAETSGQAVAGAINIILRKAGKAARPGTPQTEIKAGSSLAAGRPAPSLNLQHSGRAGTLAWTLTAILSRRQDTYAGVATDESRAPALLRHTAWSDRQRNDLLEFTPRLDWQPNARDSFSSQSYVRWKRIDNSKTELADTPIGMPGGFAHGASSYRADSPPQGYADLSWTRKLDGGARLNAKLSGYTRRLDADFLYRGMDAGDTLLETHRVASGPSERGLTFNGSYRQPILKTHALALGWELGRTRRDEYRREHQFDAAGRLLLDSDEAYQARVQRGAFWIQDEWDLDEAWSAYLGLRRESLHTTGEGNAHAAVDVDSGVWSPIFQTLFKPGKGDQFRFALSRTYKAPQITQLMPRRYTVDNNNSANNPDQQGNPNLRPELALGADLAWEHYAGKDDMLSISAFAKRIRDITLDRVFQQNGVWIVMPDNVGNASVRGLEFEARTRRGALAGRVNLARNWSRLEAVAGPDNRIAGQPDWNGNLGLDYAAPGQSLELGGTYTHRSGYASRQGPLQADYGGAKRQLDLYALWKRDARARLRLSVSDLLHRNYTERSVYAGEPDLTTSLVHRTRTVWRLVWEQNL from the coding sequence ATGAAGACTTCACGAACCGGCGCCCTGCTGCTGGCGATGCATGCCGTCGCCAGCGCGCAAACCCAGCCCATGCAGCAGGTGACGATCAGCGCCGGCGGCCTCGAACAGCGCGCGCAATCGACCACCGCCGCCATCGTCGTGGGCCGCGACGAGATCGTGCGCCAGGGCGACACCAGCCTCATCGAGGTCCTCAAGCGCCAGCCCGGCATCAGTATCGACGGCGCACCGGGCAAGCCGGCGATCCGCATGCGCGGGCTGGGCGCAGGCTATGTCGCCATCCTGCTGGGCGGCCTGGCGGCCCCCGCCGGCTTTTCGCTGGAAACGATCGATCCCGAGCTGGTCGAGCGCATCGAGATCCTGCGCGCGCCCACGGCCGAGACCAGCGGACAGGCCGTGGCCGGCGCCATCAACATCATCCTGCGCAAGGCCGGCAAGGCGGCCCGGCCGGGCACGCCGCAGACCGAGATCAAGGCCGGCAGCTCGCTTGCCGCCGGCCGTCCGGCGCCCAGCCTGAACCTCCAGCATTCCGGCCGCGCCGGCACCCTGGCCTGGACCCTCACGGCCATCCTCAGCCGCAGGCAGGACACCTATGCCGGCGTCGCGACCGACGAGAGCCGCGCACCTGCCCTGCTGCGCCATACCGCCTGGTCGGACCGCCAGCGCAACGACCTGCTCGAATTCACGCCGCGCCTGGACTGGCAGCCGAACGCGCGGGACAGCTTCAGCTCGCAAAGCTATGTGCGCTGGAAGCGCATCGATAACAGCAAGACCGAGCTCGCGGACACGCCGATCGGCATGCCGGGCGGCTTCGCGCATGGCGCCAGCAGCTACCGCGCCGACTCGCCGCCGCAGGGCTATGCCGACCTGTCCTGGACCCGCAAGCTGGACGGCGGCGCGCGCTTGAATGCCAAGCTGTCCGGCTACACCAGGAGGCTCGACGCCGACTTCCTCTACCGCGGCATGGACGCCGGCGACACCCTGCTCGAGACCCATCGCGTGGCGTCCGGCCCGTCCGAACGCGGGCTGACCTTCAACGGCAGCTACCGCCAGCCGATCCTGAAGACGCACGCGCTGGCCCTGGGCTGGGAACTGGGCCGCACGCGGCGCGACGAATACCGGCGCGAGCACCAGTTCGACGCTGCCGGCCGGCTGCTCCTCGACAGCGACGAGGCCTACCAGGCGAGGGTCCAGCGCGGCGCCTTCTGGATTCAGGACGAGTGGGACCTGGACGAGGCCTGGTCGGCCTACCTGGGCCTGCGCCGGGAAAGCCTGCACACGACCGGCGAAGGCAATGCCCACGCCGCGGTCGACGTCGACTCCGGCGTCTGGAGTCCGATCTTCCAAACCCTGTTCAAGCCAGGCAAGGGCGACCAGTTCCGCTTCGCCCTCAGCCGCACCTACAAGGCGCCGCAGATCACGCAGCTCATGCCGCGCCGCTACACGGTCGACAACAATAACAGCGCCAACAACCCCGACCAGCAGGGCAATCCGAACCTGCGCCCCGAACTGGCGCTGGGCGCCGACCTGGCCTGGGAACACTATGCGGGAAAGGACGACATGCTCAGCATCAGCGCCTTCGCCAAGCGCATCCGCGACATCACGCTGGACCGCGTGTTCCAGCAGAACGGCGTGTGGATCGTCATGCCGGACAATGTCGGCAACGCGAGCGTGCGCGGGCTGGAGTTCGAAGCCAGGACGCGGCGCGGCGCGCTGGCCGGACGCGTGAACCTGGCGCGCAACTGGTCGCGACTGGAAGCGGTGGCGGGGCCGGACAACCGCATCGCCGGCCAGCCCGACTGGAACGGCAACCTCGGACTGGATTACGCGGCGCCAGGCCAGTCGCTGGAACTCGGCGGCACCTATACCCACCGCAGCGGCTATGCCTCGCGCCAGGGTCCGCTGCAGGCCGACTACGGCGGCGCCAAGCGCCAGCTCGACCTGTATGCGCTGTGGAAGCGCGACGCCCGCGCCAGGTTGCGCCTGTCGGTGTCCGACCTGCTGCATCGGAACTACACCGAGCGCAGCGTCTATGCGGGCGAACCCGACCTCACCACGAGCCTCGTGCATCGTACGCGGACCGTCTGGCGCCTGGTCTGGGAGCAGAACCTTTAA
- a CDS encoding alpha-amylase family glycosyl hydrolase — MRQLARTLATATLAVSGAFAFFPALAADAAPASAPMSHVAWSKNANIYEVNIRQYTPEGTFKAFAAHLPRLKKMGVDILWLMPIQPIGEKNRKGTLGSYYAVRDYTAVNPEFGNLADFKALVKQAHGLGMKVIIDWVANHTAFDNRWTAEHKDWYLLNEKGEIFPVTYTDGGEPEYWTDVTGLDWSKPGSGLWKGMTDAMSYWVRETDIDGFRCDVAGKVPTPFWNQARDALDRIKPVFMLAEADKPELHEHAFDMTYGWDTKDLFKDIAKGKKDARALKDFLAHPPKAFPPGAYRMRFTSNHDENSWAGSDVELYGPAFKAMAVLAATLPGMPLIYGGQEAGLDKRIEFFEKDPIQWKNYQYAPFYAGLLKLKHDNPALWNGQYGGPAEVLETGNDKVFAFQRKRDGNAVQVSVNLSNAAQQYALPGGKRQTLAAWDYRIEAPKR, encoded by the coding sequence ATGAGACAGCTTGCCCGTACCCTTGCTACAGCCACCCTGGCCGTCAGCGGCGCCTTCGCCTTCTTCCCTGCTCTTGCCGCGGACGCCGCGCCCGCATCGGCGCCGATGAGCCATGTGGCCTGGTCGAAGAACGCCAACATCTATGAAGTCAATATTCGCCAGTACACGCCGGAGGGGACCTTCAAGGCCTTCGCCGCCCACCTGCCGCGCCTGAAGAAGATGGGCGTCGACATCCTGTGGCTGATGCCGATCCAGCCGATCGGCGAAAAGAACCGCAAGGGCACGCTGGGCAGCTACTACGCGGTGCGCGACTATACGGCGGTGAATCCGGAGTTCGGCAACCTGGCCGATTTCAAGGCCCTGGTGAAACAGGCGCACGGGCTGGGCATGAAAGTCATCATCGACTGGGTCGCCAACCACACGGCCTTCGACAACCGGTGGACGGCCGAGCACAAGGACTGGTACCTGCTGAACGAGAAGGGCGAGATCTTCCCGGTCACTTATACCGACGGCGGCGAGCCGGAATACTGGACCGACGTGACCGGCCTCGACTGGAGCAAGCCCGGGTCCGGCCTGTGGAAAGGCATGACGGATGCGATGAGCTACTGGGTGCGCGAGACCGATATCGATGGCTTCCGCTGCGACGTCGCCGGCAAGGTGCCGACGCCGTTCTGGAACCAGGCGCGCGATGCACTCGACCGCATCAAGCCGGTCTTCATGCTGGCCGAAGCCGACAAGCCGGAGCTGCACGAGCACGCCTTCGACATGACCTATGGCTGGGACACCAAGGACCTGTTCAAGGACATCGCCAAGGGCAAGAAGGATGCACGCGCGCTGAAGGACTTCCTGGCGCATCCGCCGAAGGCCTTCCCGCCGGGCGCCTACCGCATGCGCTTCACCTCGAACCACGACGAGAATTCCTGGGCCGGCAGCGACGTCGAACTCTACGGTCCGGCCTTCAAGGCGATGGCGGTGCTGGCCGCCACCCTGCCCGGCATGCCGCTGATCTACGGCGGCCAGGAAGCGGGGCTGGACAAGCGCATCGAGTTCTTCGAGAAGGACCCGATCCAGTGGAAGAACTACCAGTACGCGCCCTTCTACGCCGGCCTGCTCAAGCTGAAGCACGACAACCCGGCGCTGTGGAACGGCCAGTACGGCGGCCCCGCCGAGGTGCTGGAGACCGGAAACGACAAAGTCTTCGCCTTCCAGCGCAAGCGCGACGGCAACGCGGTGCAAGTCAGCGTAAACCTGTCGAACGCTGCCCAGCAGTACGCCTTGCCGGGCGGCAAGCGGCAGACGCTGGCGGCCTGGGATTACCGGATCGAGGCGCCGAAACGCTGA